A region from the Clavibacter sp. A6099 genome encodes:
- a CDS encoding sensor histidine kinase, giving the protein MRFLTSRRSWRRDAGLVLLAFGAISAGSLLAIALGLREAQVLLIAVAGALAAGAWFTTGRSPRASLVLIPVLVYALEWQVDLTDLEALLLRSLAVLVVAFRAAIEGVRWAVLLPLVAFGALLCIYDPAANYSGLLDVPRHLLDDPVPRTLLMVLLAVVIALGSMIHRQREAALVATRRDEALKETERERDAAKVRTAVARDLHDTVAHHVSAIVIRAQATLRTSSDDPDALRRTLEAVVADGGEALTSMRRAVTLLRSPDAATTRPQGSPVERLDRVVETVRSTGVSVEVFGALEGPEYAQNALVEVAREALTNVMKHSEGRHVTIDFRHRDGWFHAVVDDEGPARHRETGAPGFGIVGMSERAMSLGGSLRSGPTAEGGWRTVLSIPLEETREAADR; this is encoded by the coding sequence ATGAGGTTCTTGACGAGCAGGAGGTCCTGGCGGCGCGATGCCGGCCTCGTCCTGCTCGCCTTCGGGGCCATCTCCGCGGGGAGCCTGCTCGCCATCGCCCTGGGCCTCCGGGAGGCCCAGGTCCTCCTCATCGCCGTGGCCGGAGCCCTCGCGGCGGGAGCCTGGTTCACGACGGGACGATCTCCGCGCGCCTCCCTGGTCCTCATCCCCGTGCTCGTCTACGCCCTGGAATGGCAGGTGGACCTCACGGACCTCGAGGCGCTGCTGCTCCGGTCGCTGGCCGTCCTGGTCGTCGCCTTCCGCGCCGCGATCGAGGGCGTCCGCTGGGCGGTGCTCCTGCCTCTCGTCGCCTTCGGCGCGTTGCTGTGCATCTACGACCCCGCTGCGAACTACTCGGGGCTGCTCGATGTCCCCCGGCATCTCCTGGACGATCCCGTCCCGCGGACCCTGCTGATGGTGCTGCTGGCGGTCGTCATCGCACTCGGCAGCATGATCCACCGGCAGCGCGAGGCGGCTCTAGTCGCGACGCGGCGCGACGAGGCGCTGAAGGAGACCGAGCGCGAACGCGACGCCGCGAAGGTGCGCACCGCCGTGGCCCGCGACCTCCACGACACCGTGGCTCACCACGTCAGCGCCATCGTCATCCGCGCGCAGGCCACCCTCCGCACCTCCTCCGACGATCCCGACGCGCTCCGCCGGACGCTCGAGGCGGTCGTCGCCGACGGCGGCGAGGCGCTCACCTCCATGCGCCGGGCCGTCACCCTGCTGCGCTCCCCCGACGCCGCGACGACGCGCCCGCAGGGATCGCCCGTCGAGCGGCTGGATCGCGTCGTCGAGACGGTGCGGTCGACGGGCGTCTCCGTCGAGGTGTTCGGCGCGCTCGAGGGACCCGAGTACGCGCAGAACGCGCTCGTCGAGGTCGCCAGAGAGGCGCTCACCAACGTCATGAAGCACTCGGAGGGACGGCACGTGACCATCGACTTCCGCCATCGGGACGGATGGTTCCACGCCGTCGTCGACGACGAGGGTCCCGCCCGTCACCGCGAGACGGGTGCGCCCGGCTTCGGCATCGTGGGCATGTCCGAGCGCGCCATGTCCCTCGGCGGGAGCCTCCGCTCGGGGCCGACCGCCGAGGGCGGCTGGCGGACCGTCCTGTCGATCCCCCTCGAGGAGACCCGAGAGGCGGCCGACCGATGA
- a CDS encoding ABC transporter ATP-binding protein, whose protein sequence is MSLIRLEQVTRTVERPDDEPLTILHGVDLDVSVGDHVSIVGRSGSGKSTLLNILGLLDTPTTGEVYLDDVPMARVSGSRRDRARGGDIGFIFQQFNLLQGRTARENVMTPLLYSTGRSFWRRASIAADMLERVGLGHRIDSMPETMSGGEQQRVAIARALVRSPRLILADEPTGALDIETGATVMTLLAEVAHASGAALVTITHDPTVAARADRHHRLEMGVLARAEALTGGSRA, encoded by the coding sequence ATGAGCCTGATCCGTCTCGAGCAGGTGACCCGGACGGTCGAGCGTCCGGATGACGAGCCGCTCACGATCCTCCACGGCGTCGACCTCGACGTCTCCGTCGGCGACCACGTCTCGATCGTGGGCCGCTCGGGATCCGGGAAGTCGACCCTGCTGAACATCCTCGGCCTGCTCGACACCCCGACCACAGGTGAGGTCTACCTCGACGACGTCCCGATGGCGCGCGTGTCCGGTTCCCGGCGCGACCGGGCCCGCGGGGGCGACATCGGGTTCATCTTCCAGCAGTTCAACCTGCTGCAGGGCCGCACGGCCCGGGAGAACGTGATGACCCCGCTGCTCTACTCGACGGGCCGTTCGTTCTGGCGCCGGGCGTCGATCGCGGCGGACATGCTCGAGCGGGTCGGCCTCGGCCACCGCATCGATTCCATGCCGGAGACGATGTCCGGCGGCGAGCAGCAGCGCGTCGCGATCGCGCGGGCCCTGGTGCGGTCGCCGCGGCTGATCCTGGCGGACGAGCCGACCGGCGCGCTCGACATCGAGACCGGCGCGACGGTGATGACCCTGCTGGCGGAGGTCGCGCACGCGTCCGGCGCGGCGCTGGTCACGATCACGCACGACCCGACCGTCGCGGCCCGCGCGGATCGGCACCACCGCCTCGAGATGGGCGTCCTCGCCCGCGCCGAGGCCCTCACCGGCGGGAGCCGCGCATGA